The stretch of DNA AGACCCGCCCCTACGTTATCGTAATCTGCGAAGCACGGACCGGGGTGAGGGTCGCCGTATGTCCCCTCTCCCTGTGGGAGAGGGTTAGGGTGAGGGCTGCCTTAGAAAAAGCGGCGGGGATAAAATCCCCGCCCCTACGCTGTTTATCACGGCAATCTGCCGCGTTAAATTGAGACCCGCCAGCCCATTTTCCGCGTCCCGCCACCGCCGATTCCCACCCCGCGCGCCTTTTCTCCCCTCTCCGCCCGGCACGCTCCTTGCTCTTCTACTAGGACGGCGGGCGGTTCGGTGTGCCTAGCCTCAGCGGTCGGGAGGGTATCAATAGACCCCGTTGTTCGATGTTACCGGGATGGAGCCGTAATGCATAAAATCGTCATATTTCTGGCGGCTCTCGGCGCGGCCTGCCTCGCCGCCGAGTACCAGTTCTCGACGGGCGACTGGGACCAGTCCCCCACCTCGGGGGGCAGCGCCGGCGGATGGGGCGAGTGGCTCGTCACCACCTTCGAGAACGACACCGGCGGGGACATCGCCCTCACCGAGCTGGGCATGCCCTGCTGCGGTCCGGCTTCGGAAGATTACGGCTGGCTGGTCTGGTACGATTTGGGCGGTCTGTGGTACCCCCCGGGCAACCCCACCAGCGCCGACCGGCACGGCCCCTTCACCCCGGAAAGCCCCTCCGATTATCACGTTTACACCTACGTGGACCTCTCCGGCGAGGACGTGGTAATCGAGGAGGGCACCTTTTTCGCCGTCGGCTACGACGTGACCGACAGGGGCGGGCAGATCGCCTATAACGGCTACACCACCTGGGCCTGGTACTCGGGCCAATGGGACCCCGATTACGGCTGGGGCGCCACCTCCCTCATCCAGTGCCGCGCCGAGACCACCGACTACGACTTCGAGCCGCCCTGGGTGGACGGGCTGGACCCCGCCGACGGCGAGAGCGAAGTGCCGTTCGACACCGATATCGTCTTCCACTGCATGGACGACATTTCCGGCATCGACACCGACACCATTGACTTCACGGCTCAGGACTCCACCCTGTCCGGCGGCCGTGCCTTGAGCGCCGGCGCCGCTCTCAGCGTTACCGCCTCCCCGGCACGGACCCTGCCCGGCGACTTGGACATTGACGACACCGACCTCCACGACGTCGTCTGCACCTGGGACAGCGATGATGACTTTGTCGAGGGCGTGATCGTCACCTGCACCGTGGACGGCGGCCTGGCCGACCTGAACGGCAACGAGATGGGCGACGACTTCGTCTGGACCTTCGATTCCGTGGGTGCCGTCGAAAACGTCACCTGGGGCCTGATCAAGGGCGAGTTCTAGTACGCGATTCCGCGACGTGAAAAAGGGGAACCCCGGGGGGTTCCCCTTTGATGTGCCCCCTCCCCCCTCTGGGGGGAAGCGCGCTTACGGGTCAGGGAGGGGGTGGGACGGTCCCCTCTCCCCGTGGGAGAGGGCTAGGGTGAGGGCTTCCTTATAAAAAACGGGCGGGGTACAGAGCCCAATATGTAATAGAATCGCTCATCACCCTCGTAGGGGCCGACATGCGGTCGGCCCGCGGGCGACCACAGAGGACTCGTCCTACGGGTCGCCCCTACATCATCGCAACGAGCGAGGTGCGGGTCTCAACGCGGTTCGAGGAAATAGAGCGCCGTATTGCCGTAGCGACGCCGGTCGGTGAGCGCGTAGCCCTCGAAGCGGGGGTCGGGCGCGGTGTCGGCCGCCTCCAGCACCAGGAGGCCGCCGACCACGGGACGCAGAAGACCGGCGACCTCCTCCGGGTTCCCGCCGTAGGGTGGGTCGGCGAAGACCACGCCGTAGGGCGCGTCGGCTTCCCGCCAGCCGGCGACGAAACGCTCGACCCGCTGCGTGAAGATACGCGCCTTCTCGGCGAGCCGTGTCCGCTCGATGTTTTTCTTCAGGTAGCGCAGCACGCCCCGGTCGGCCTCGATGAAGTCGCAGCCGGCCGCCCCGCGGCTCAGCGCCTCCAGCCCCACCGCGCCCACGCCGGCGTAGGCGTCCAGCGCCCAGACGCCGAAAATTCGGGGCCCCAGGATGGAGAAGAGCGCCTCGCGGACGCGGTCCGAGGTGGGCCGCACCCGGTTCCCCGGCGGGGCATAGAGGACCGTCCCCCGGGCGCTGCCGGCGATGATTCTCACCGACCCTCCGCATCTTTCCGGTAGAGCGTGACGAGATTGTGGGCCCGGCGCGCGGGCTCGGGCAGCCGATACCGTCCCAGCTCCGAGAGCGCTATCCGCACCGCGTCCACCAGGGTCAGCCCCGCCCCCACCGAGACGTAGAGCGGCCGCACGTCCGTCCGGCTCCGCAGGACGGTCCCGATGGTCTCCCCGGTTTTCGCGTCCACCAGAGGGGTGGTCGCTCCCTTCTCCCGCCCGACGGGCCCGTGCTTCCCGGTAAGGCGGCTCTTGGCCACCCCCACCGTGGGGACGTCGAAGAGGAGCCCCAGGTGACTGGCTAGGCCCAGGCGCCGGGGGTGGGCCCGACCCTGACCGTCACACAGCAGCACGTCGGGGACGTTTTCGAGCTTCCGCCAGGCGTCCACGCAGGCCGGCCCCTCGCGGTAGGAAAGGAGCCCCGGGACGTAGGGGAAGTCGGCCGCCGCCTCCCCGAACGCCCGCTCGACCTCCTCCCCTCCCCCCGGCCGCGCCACCGTCAGGACCGCGAACACGCGCCCCAGGCGCCGCGAGTAGGAAACGTCCAGCCCGCCCACCAGCGCCACCGGTCCCAGCGGTCTTTCCGGCGGCAGCAGCTTCACCAGCCTTCTCTGCTGTTCCAGCGCCTCGGCCGGGGTCTTCGGCCACCGTATTTCGGGGTGTAGCAGCTCCGCCAATCGTTCACCTCACGCGGCCCTTACCCAACGGGGCGGTGACGTGGTACACTTGCAAAGGTGAAATGCCCCGCGGGGTGAGGTTGTCGAGTTGCGCTTCCCGAGCATCCATCTGTCGCGCCGGGCGACGGTTTTTCTGGCGGCCCTGCTCCTGTCGTCGGTTCCGGCGTTCGCCCTGACCGTCATCTACGCCCCGACGCTGCCCGAGGGGTCTCCCGTCACCCCGGCCGCGGCGGCCGCCGATTTTGCCGGGGGGCTGGGGATTAAGGATGATTGGTATTATAACACCCCGAGCCTCTTCGGGGACGTGCGGACCGCCCTCCGGTCGCCGACGACCCTTTCCGAGCTGATCGTTTACGCCGCCCAGTCCGAGGCGGACGACGCGGTCTGCCTGCGCCTGGCGGAGACTCCGGAGGGCTGGTTCGGCTACGCCCTGCGCTGGAATCGCGGAGTCGTCTCGGGGGCCTGCCGTGGGGCGCGAAATCCGGAAAGTTTCGACTGGTGGCTCCTGGGTGAGGACCTGGGGCGGGGAAGGTCCCCCGTGCCCGGGAACGGCGAGCCGGACAGCCTGCCCGGGGTGCGCTGGTTCGGGCACGCGCTGGACGAGGGCCTGGCCCTGGTGGCCTCGATGAGATGGCTGGAGCATCACCCCGAGGAGGTCACCGCCGCCCTCCAGCTCGCCGACCGCGCCGGTCAGGTCATTCGCCAAGTCGCCGTGGTGGGCGACGTCCCGGCGGTGGAGAGGCTCCTCGACGGTCTTACCGTCCTGGTCGGTGCGGCCGGGGAGGCGGCGGACCACGTCTCGTCCGAGAGCGAGGGGCAGAACGTCATCATCGCCCTGTACTTCGCGGGCCACGCCGCCGAGAACGCCTGGCGCGTAACGCGCTACGCCGGGCCCTACCAGGGGATAGGCGACCCGCCCGAGGAGGCGGAGGCCGCGGTTGGGCGCGTCGCCCTCGAATCGGAGCACTACTGGGAAGAGGCCGTGGAGGATTACCGGCGGGCGGTGGACTCGGCCGGCATCGCGGAGTTGGGCGGGAGCTGGGTGTTGATGTCCCGCGTCGCCCTCATGCTCCTCTACCACGAGACCGGCCGCGAGGAGGAATAGCCACCTTTTAAATGATTCGTATTTCGTTTACCGCAACCCTAACCAAGCGAGGGAATCCATGAGCGAACCGACCTACCGCGCCCACCGCACCGAGCTGCGCTGGCTCTATTTCGTGCTGATCGTGGCGCTCGTTTTCTTCGTCCTGCCCTTCTCGAGCTGGGGGGCGGCCCTGAACATCGTGGCCCAGGTCTTCTTCATGCTCTGCATCATCGCGGGCACCTTCCGGGCCATGCAGCTCAAGAACGAGGTGGACGCCGAGCCGAAGGATGAGGTCGCAACGCCGCAGGGTAAATTCAGCTTAATCAACCTGCTGGTGACCGGTCTCTTCGCTCTGGGCCTTCTGTTCTACTTCCTCGACAAGGTGATTGACTCGGGCGGGGCGAACATGTTCATGTAAATCCCGCGGAAGCCCAAAAAAAGGAGGGCCGGAGCCCTCCTTTTTTCACGCCTCTTCGGGCCAGCTCACGTTCAGCTCCCTCACCGCCCGGGCCTCGTCCACGCGCCGGACCGGCGCCGAGTAAGGCGCTCCGTGCAGGAGGTCCGGGTCCTCGGCCGCCTCTCGGTCAATCGCCAGGAGTGCCGCGGCGAAGGCGTCCAGTGTTTGCTGAGTCTCCGTCTCCGTGGGCTCGATCATCAGCGCCTCGGGGACGATCTGGGGGAAGTAGTTGGTCGGCGGGTGGAAGCCGTAGTCTATTATCCGCTTGGAGATGTCCAGGGTGGCCACGCCATATGCGTCTTTCTGCTTCTTCCCCGACAGGACGAACTCGTGCATGCAGAGCCGGTCGAAGGGCAGGAGGAAGGTTCCCTTCAGCAGGCTCGACAGGTAGTTGGCGTTCAGGACGGAGTGGGCGGACACGCCGCGCAGGCCCTCGAGTCCCAGGTGGCGGATGTAGACGTAGGCCCGCAGGGACACCAGGAAGTGGCCGTAGAAGGCCAGTAGCTTGCCGATGCTCTTCGGGCGGTCGTAGTCCAACCGGTAGCCTTCGCCCGTCTTCTCCACGGTGGGCACGGGGAGGAACTCCGCCAGGTGTTTCTTCACCCCCACGGGTCCGGCCCCCGGTCCGCCGCCGCCGTGGGGGGTGCCGAAGGTCTTGTGCAGGTTCAGGTGAACGGCGTCGAAGCCCATGTCGCCGGGCCGGATGCGTCCCAGGATGGCGTTGAGGTTGGCCCCGTCGTAGTAGAGCTGTCCCCCGGCCCGGTGGACCAGCTCGGCGACCTCCAGGATGTTCTCCTCGAAGAGCCCCAGGGTGTTCGGGTTGGTGAGCATCAGGGCCGCCACGTCGTCGGAGAGCTTCTCCTTCAGCGACTCCACCGAGACGTTCCCCCGCTCGTCCGAGGCCACCACCACTATGTCGTAGGAGCACATGGTGCCCGAGGCGGGGTTGGTGCCGTGGGCCGAGTCCGGGACGAGGATGACCTTGCGCGGGTTGCCCCGGGACTTATGGTAGGCCCGAATCATCTTGATGGCGGTGAACTCGCCGTGGGCGCCGGCGGCGGGCTGGAGGGTGAACCGGTCCATCCCGGTTATCCGCGAGAGGTAGCCCTCGAGCTCACTCATCAGCTCGAGCGCCGGCTGGAGCATCCCCTCGGGCGCCAGGGGGTGGAGGGCGTTGACCCCGGGCAGCGCCGCGGCGGCGTCGGCCATCTTCGGGTTGTATTTCATCGTACACGAGCCCAGGGGGTAGAAGCCCACGTCTATGCAGTGGTTGAGCTGGGACAGGCGCACGTAGTGGCGGACCAGGGTGGGCTCGTCCACCTCGGGGAGCGCCGGTGGTTTCGCGCGCCGGAGCTCGGGCGGTAGCAGCTCGTCCAGCGGCCGGGTGGGCACGTCGGGAGCGGGCGGCCGATAGCACCGCCTCCCTTTCCGGGAGTGGGCGTAGATTGCCGGTTCGATGGGGCGGTCAATAATTTTCTCGGCCATCACAGCACCTCCCCGAGCGCGGCGACCAGGCCGTCAATCTCCGCCTTCGTCCGGCGGTCCGTGACGGCGACCAGGAGCCCGTCGGCGTACTCTTTGTAGAAGCGTCCCAGCGGCAGGCCGGGCACGAAGCCCTTCCCCGGCAGCTCGGCGAACGCCCGTTCGGCCCTTCCCGGCGGCAGCTTGAGGGCGAACTCGTTGAAGAAGCGGCCCCGGGGAAAAAGCGGCTCCACCCCGGGGAGCTTCGTCAGCTCCCGCTCGGCGTAGTGGGCCTTCTGGAGGTTCAATTCGGCCAGCTCGGTGATGCCCGCGGGACCGAGGGCGTTCAAGGAAATGGTGGCCGCCAACGCCACCAGGGCGTTGTTGGTGCAGATGTTGCTCGTGGCCTTCTCCCGGCGGATGTGCTGCTCGCGGGTCTGCAAAGTCAGGGCGTAGCAGACCTTTCCGCCAATATCCACGGTCCGGCCGGCGATGCGGCCGGGCATCTTGCGGGCCAGCCTCTCCGCGGCGGCGATGAATCCGACGTAGGGGCCGCCGCACGAGAGTGTCGTCGCCACGGGTTGGGCGTCACCCACGGCCACGTCGGCGCCGCACTCCGCCGGTGTTTTCAAGAGCGCCAGCGGCAGGGGGCTCGAGACCGCCACCGCCAGCGCCTTGGATTTCCCGTGCACCAGGGAGAAGGCCGCCGTCCAGTCCTCGACGAGGCCGAAGAAGTTGGGGCTGCCGATGATGACGGCCGCCACGTCCTCGTCCAGCCTGGCCTCCAGGTCGGCCAGGTCCGTCAGCCCCTCACCGTTAAAGCCGATTTCCTCGCACCGGGCGCAGGTGCCGTCGGAGCAGGAGAGGTCCTCGAGGTACGTGGCGACGACCCGGCGGTAGAAGGGGTGCAGCGTGCGCGAGACCAGGACGCGCCCGGCCTTCTTCGCGTTCCGTACCGCCAGCGCCGCCGCTTCACCCGCCGCCGAGGCACCGTCGTAAACGCTGGCGTTGGCGATCGGCAGCCCGGTGAGCCGAGAAATCGCCGACTGGAACTCGTAGATGGCGGTCAGCGTGCCCTGGCTGATTTCGGGCTGGTAGGGGGTGTAGGCGGTCTGGAACTCGGTGCGGCCGGTGAGGTACGGCACGATGGCGGGGATGTGGGAGTCGTAGGCGCCGGCGCCCAGGAACGAGACGTGGTCCGGGGCCCTCACCGCGTCGAGCCGCGCGAGAAGCTCCGGCTCGCTCAGGGGGGGCGGAAGCTCGATGGGCGGGCCCACCAGCTCGGCCGGCAGGTCGGCGAAGAGGTCCTCAATCCCCTTCACCCCGATCCGGTCGAGCATGGCCCGCCGCTCCTCGGGCGTGTGGGAAAGGTAGTCCATGGCTCCTTCTGGCTGCAATAATTGGATGGGTCGCGTGGGGGGAGATTATACCAGCGGGAGGGGTGAAAACTCCACCGTCGTTTCGGGTGACTGACGGGCGTTTTCTGAACCGCAGGCGATGTAAAAAGGGCCCGTTTTCGGACCCCTTTTATTCGTGTGGCAGCGGCAGTGGGAATCGCGGTATACCAACACTGGTGGATACCCTCACCGTGCACAGGAGAGCCCCCACGTCCAGAGGCAAGCTAGCGAGTGATGACCAGCTGTTGAGTGGTTGAGGCTACGTCTGTCGTCAACCGTGCGATGTAGACGCCAGGA from bacterium encodes:
- the gcvPB gene encoding aminomethyl-transferring glycine dehydrogenase subunit GcvPB; this encodes MAEKIIDRPIEPAIYAHSRKGRRCYRPPAPDVPTRPLDELLPPELRRAKPPALPEVDEPTLVRHYVRLSQLNHCIDVGFYPLGSCTMKYNPKMADAAAALPGVNALHPLAPEGMLQPALELMSELEGYLSRITGMDRFTLQPAAGAHGEFTAIKMIRAYHKSRGNPRKVILVPDSAHGTNPASGTMCSYDIVVVASDERGNVSVESLKEKLSDDVAALMLTNPNTLGLFEENILEVAELVHRAGGQLYYDGANLNAILGRIRPGDMGFDAVHLNLHKTFGTPHGGGGPGAGPVGVKKHLAEFLPVPTVEKTGEGYRLDYDRPKSIGKLLAFYGHFLVSLRAYVYIRHLGLEGLRGVSAHSVLNANYLSSLLKGTFLLPFDRLCMHEFVLSGKKQKDAYGVATLDISKRIIDYGFHPPTNYFPQIVPEALMIEPTETETQQTLDAFAAALLAIDREAAEDPDLLHGAPYSAPVRRVDEARAVRELNVSWPEEA
- a CDS encoding endonuclease V, whose amino-acid sequence is MAELLHPEIRWPKTPAEALEQQRRLVKLLPPERPLGPVALVGGLDVSYSRRLGRVFAVLTVARPGGGEEVERAFGEAAADFPYVPGLLSYREGPACVDAWRKLENVPDVLLCDGQGRAHPRRLGLASHLGLLFDVPTVGVAKSRLTGKHGPVGREKGATTPLVDAKTGETIGTVLRSRTDVRPLYVSVGAGLTLVDAVRIALSELGRYRLPEPARRAHNLVTLYRKDAEGR
- the rsmD gene encoding 16S rRNA (guanine(966)-N(2))-methyltransferase RsmD codes for the protein MRIIAGSARGTVLYAPPGNRVRPTSDRVREALFSILGPRIFGVWALDAYAGVGAVGLEALSRGAAGCDFIEADRGVLRYLKKNIERTRLAEKARIFTQRVERFVAGWREADAPYGVVFADPPYGGNPEEVAGLLRPVVGGLLVLEAADTAPDPRFEGYALTDRRRYGNTALYFLEPR
- the gcvPA gene encoding aminomethyl-transferring glycine dehydrogenase subunit GcvPA, producing MDYLSHTPEERRAMLDRIGVKGIEDLFADLPAELVGPPIELPPPLSEPELLARLDAVRAPDHVSFLGAGAYDSHIPAIVPYLTGRTEFQTAYTPYQPEISQGTLTAIYEFQSAISRLTGLPIANASVYDGASAAGEAAALAVRNAKKAGRVLVSRTLHPFYRRVVATYLEDLSCSDGTCARCEEIGFNGEGLTDLADLEARLDEDVAAVIIGSPNFFGLVEDWTAAFSLVHGKSKALAVAVSSPLPLALLKTPAECGADVAVGDAQPVATTLSCGGPYVGFIAAAERLARKMPGRIAGRTVDIGGKVCYALTLQTREQHIRREKATSNICTNNALVALAATISLNALGPAGITELAELNLQKAHYAERELTKLPGVEPLFPRGRFFNEFALKLPPGRAERAFAELPGKGFVPGLPLGRFYKEYADGLLVAVTDRRTKAEIDGLVAALGEVL